One stretch of Chryseobacterium fluminis DNA includes these proteins:
- a CDS encoding RNA polymerase sigma factor — protein MNQTDHSLLAKIKTGDRPAFVILYERYWDLFYRFVFARTKDKEATEELLQNLWIKVLEDTDSIHTDDQESAKGYLLRYLHYRVIDYFNTYKKTSSTIRIDESEHSIDITDTEYFEILEEHDVSALFSMIDEVVSQLPLTEQNVYDLRIRKNRSVDETAEALGLSNKTVSNKLSKTLGEIREQLNPEYQSSKKLISLLILMEMLSK, from the coding sequence ATGAATCAGACAGACCATAGTTTATTAGCTAAGATAAAAACAGGCGACCGCCCTGCTTTTGTAATATTATATGAACGGTATTGGGATCTTTTTTACCGTTTTGTGTTTGCACGTACGAAAGACAAAGAGGCGACAGAGGAACTGCTGCAGAATCTTTGGATTAAAGTTCTTGAAGATACGGACAGTATTCATACGGATGACCAGGAAAGTGCAAAGGGATATCTCTTACGGTATCTCCATTACAGGGTGATCGATTATTTCAACACCTATAAAAAAACGTCATCTACCATAAGGATCGATGAATCTGAACACTCCATCGATATCACCGACACCGAATATTTCGAAATTCTTGAAGAGCATGATGTTTCAGCTTTATTTTCAATGATTGATGAGGTAGTTTCGCAGCTTCCTCTAACAGAGCAGAACGTATATGATCTCAGAATCCGAAAGAACAGATCTGTCGATGAAACTGCAGAAGCTTTAGGACTGAGCAATAAAACGGTAAGTAATAAATTGAGTAAAACCCTGGGCGAAATACGGGAACAGCTCAATCCCGAATATCAGTCTTCTAAAAAACTTATTTCTCTACTCATTTTAATGGAAATGCTCTCAAAATAA
- a CDS encoding FecR family protein, which translates to MKNLKYKDIEAFVFRLWEREVSGEHRSQKETQLLDQWKIHVEKNLDTNHMKKSAERVFFSLEPYFIQPGITSHPNSFRKYVYQIAAVIILLFSIGGIFTYHTFFKPDVYVAKSENQKVYLADGSVVTLFPGAELTVEKSFPADTRVVDLKGDAIFSVAKSKKHPFIVQADGFSTKVLGTVFKITQTGNDKAVDLYEGKVAVSYGGVPVTFLKPHQKWTNFGVARTAAVISFREENHSQKELPSLLSLSFNDVTLKEVAEVLQENYNISIVYPKDVADKKITADFTGGSTDENVEALAFILGLDVQKEKQMYILKKQP; encoded by the coding sequence ATGAAAAACTTAAAATATAAAGATATTGAAGCGTTTGTCTTCAGACTTTGGGAAAGAGAAGTTTCCGGAGAGCACAGATCTCAGAAAGAGACCCAGCTTTTGGATCAATGGAAAATTCATGTAGAAAAGAATCTGGATACAAACCATATGAAAAAATCCGCAGAAAGGGTTTTCTTTTCACTGGAGCCTTATTTTATTCAGCCCGGCATTACTAGTCATCCGAATAGCTTTAGAAAGTATGTTTACCAAATCGCAGCCGTTATCATACTTCTTTTTTCAATAGGGGGAATTTTTACTTACCACACTTTCTTTAAGCCGGATGTTTATGTCGCAAAATCTGAAAACCAAAAGGTTTATCTGGCAGACGGCTCGGTGGTAACTTTATTTCCCGGAGCAGAGCTTACCGTTGAAAAATCTTTTCCTGCTGATACAAGAGTGGTGGATTTGAAAGGAGATGCTATTTTCTCGGTTGCGAAATCAAAGAAGCATCCCTTCATTGTACAGGCAGATGGTTTCAGCACCAAAGTTTTAGGTACGGTATTCAAAATCACCCAGACCGGTAATGATAAAGCCGTAGATCTTTATGAAGGAAAAGTAGCCGTTTCCTATGGAGGTGTGCCTGTCACTTTTCTGAAACCTCATCAGAAATGGACCAATTTCGGTGTGGCCCGTACGGCAGCCGTCATTTCATTCAGAGAAGAAAATCATTCACAGAAGGAACTGCCGTCATTGTTGTCTCTTAGTTTTAATGACGTTACCCTAAAAGAAGTAGCCGAAGTTTTACAGGAGAATTACAATATCAGTATTGTGTATCCGAAGGACGTTGCAGATAAGAAAATAACAGCCGATTTCACAGGGGGAAGTACCGATGAAAATGTTGAAGCGCTGGCATTTATCCTCGGATTGGACGTTCAGAAAGAAAAACAGATGTATATCCTTAAAAAACAGCCATAA
- a CDS encoding TonB-dependent receptor → MKSLKCGLTIAAIFFTVAAEAQELVHKVSFSAPSGKSLTDVLEEFSGKTGMRLVYSKSDIKELKVRGVKCENVPVNACLKDITNGLPVVYRLRGDLISIKYEGSSVAVLGNGRISGKIVDEVGNPVIGAEINVAAKSTVTDNNGDFSIELPSGIYTLTVKAPKYNALRVEKMKVIPNETNAVSFAMKAASDKITDIREVVITGNRKADTQAGLLAQQKKAAQMSDGISAEQIAKTPDNDLGGTLKRVTGITTIDNKYVVVRSMGERWNTAAMDGINLPSTEAYNQNFSFDIIPTSMVESVVVSKSATPDMNASFAGGFVEIKTKDIPNENFTTVTTGTSYNDLATFKEALTRKRGKYDYFGYDDGTRDFPKGLQAMNWTNPMFFEQSKQFTNDNFSTYVTTADPGSNMQLALGRTYRLKDNNKWGFAGALVLRNEQNKLEIDHTGRGNWLDTTYLTSSDAPDYQQSPVKFYNFKNKGASYTYNSTLAGMLNFGLQLGKNRFSFRNSYTHIYDNTLTRITGWNEYTSGTGLPGNAELSYNYFYNGIVPNNDPGQIKSLDRPYTDNADYPVYQTLLQNKLEGSHKIGNIDIDWFAARTGVAADTKDYTLHQTLYNFIGNETIAYHQINNSSSDFARGYIENRETDYNYGASLKWNINIGSFKNDIKAGYAGASKSNTNIQQKFLLRVDESNGGGNIKTLEGALSDWFDGSHYGPGGIGWETRPLYSDEKYEGKVEQHAMFAMFDNRWKNKFRLVWGLRAEYFEYNLISQQMDPNDPQNVNKVQVEDKPWQWMPSANFTYSPTAKINVRLAYNKAVIRPQFNERTGLPFFDPIANGLIHNTAMVSSVVNNYDFKFEWFPGLGEIFSAGLYYKNIDRPIEREGYISNEGNLHLYNGNSKNAKLKGVEAEVRKNLGFISDNSFLEKLFISGNFTYNTTKVISFKDREKTTDEDATYEVERPLYGQTPYAYNVGILYDGERLGLSFLYNAKGDQYMTVGYSYNAEEIQRPYAVADAQISYRFLKDRNLEVKLNARNLFNRVREYYNNNNSYSVSKSGTSQTEREMWELLPGASDKYDKNIDKIVFRAYSGRIFGLSVNYTF, encoded by the coding sequence ATGAAAAGTTTGAAGTGTGGTCTTACGATAGCAGCAATATTTTTTACGGTGGCAGCAGAGGCTCAGGAACTGGTACATAAGGTGTCTTTTTCTGCACCATCCGGAAAATCGCTGACTGATGTTCTGGAAGAGTTTTCCGGTAAAACAGGAATGCGATTGGTTTATTCTAAATCAGATATTAAAGAATTAAAAGTAAGAGGAGTAAAATGTGAAAATGTGCCGGTGAATGCCTGTCTGAAAGATATTACCAATGGATTGCCCGTTGTTTATCGTTTGCGGGGAGATCTTATTTCAATAAAATATGAAGGAAGCAGTGTTGCCGTTTTGGGAAACGGAAGAATTTCAGGGAAGATCGTTGATGAAGTAGGAAACCCTGTGATAGGTGCAGAAATAAATGTGGCCGCGAAAAGTACCGTAACAGACAACAATGGAGACTTCTCTATAGAACTTCCCTCCGGAATATATACTTTAACGGTAAAAGCTCCTAAATATAATGCTCTGCGGGTAGAAAAAATGAAGGTGATTCCCAATGAGACCAATGCCGTTTCATTTGCCATGAAGGCGGCTTCAGATAAAATAACAGATATCAGGGAGGTGGTCATTACAGGAAACCGTAAGGCAGATACGCAGGCAGGGCTATTAGCCCAGCAGAAAAAAGCAGCCCAGATGAGCGATGGGATTTCAGCTGAACAAATTGCCAAAACACCCGATAATGATCTGGGGGGAACCTTAAAAAGAGTAACCGGAATTACCACCATTGATAACAAATACGTTGTAGTACGTTCCATGGGAGAACGCTGGAACACGGCGGCAATGGACGGGATCAATCTTCCCAGTACGGAAGCCTATAACCAGAATTTTTCATTCGATATTATTCCGACCTCCATGGTGGAAAGTGTAGTGGTAAGTAAAAGCGCCACTCCGGACATGAATGCAAGTTTTGCCGGAGGTTTCGTAGAAATAAAAACAAAAGATATCCCCAATGAAAACTTTACAACAGTAACCACGGGAACTTCTTACAACGATTTGGCAACCTTTAAGGAAGCGCTTACCCGCAAACGCGGAAAATACGATTATTTCGGATATGATGACGGAACGAGAGATTTTCCGAAAGGATTGCAGGCCATGAACTGGACGAATCCGATGTTTTTTGAACAGTCGAAACAGTTTACCAATGATAATTTCTCCACTTATGTAACGACAGCAGACCCGGGGAGCAATATGCAGCTGGCATTAGGAAGAACATACAGGCTTAAAGATAATAATAAATGGGGTTTTGCAGGTGCCCTAGTGCTAAGGAATGAACAGAATAAGCTGGAAATAGACCACACAGGAAGAGGAAACTGGCTGGATACAACTTATCTCACAAGTTCTGATGCTCCGGATTATCAGCAGTCACCCGTAAAGTTTTACAATTTTAAGAATAAGGGTGCTTCGTACACCTACAATTCCACCTTAGCGGGAATGTTGAATTTTGGATTGCAGCTGGGAAAAAACAGGTTCTCGTTCCGAAATTCTTATACGCATATTTATGATAATACACTCACCAGGATTACCGGATGGAACGAATATACCTCGGGTACCGGACTGCCGGGAAATGCAGAATTGTCCTATAATTACTTTTACAACGGAATTGTTCCAAATAATGATCCCGGGCAAATAAAATCCTTAGACCGGCCGTATACCGATAATGCCGATTATCCGGTGTATCAGACGCTTTTGCAGAATAAGCTGGAAGGAAGTCATAAAATCGGAAATATAGATATCGACTGGTTTGCAGCACGGACAGGAGTAGCGGCAGATACCAAAGATTATACACTTCATCAGACGCTGTATAATTTTATAGGAAACGAGACTATTGCCTATCATCAGATTAACAATTCATCAAGCGATTTTGCAAGAGGGTATATCGAAAACAGAGAAACCGATTATAATTACGGCGCTTCCTTAAAATGGAATATCAATATTGGAAGCTTTAAAAATGATATTAAAGCAGGATATGCAGGCGCTTCAAAAAGCAATACCAATATTCAGCAGAAGTTTTTATTAAGAGTAGACGAATCCAATGGCGGTGGGAATATCAAAACCCTGGAAGGAGCACTTTCCGATTGGTTCGACGGGTCGCATTATGGCCCCGGAGGTATAGGGTGGGAAACCAGACCTTTATACAGTGATGAAAAATATGAGGGTAAAGTAGAGCAGCATGCGATGTTTGCGATGTTTGACAACCGCTGGAAAAATAAGTTCAGATTGGTCTGGGGGCTTCGGGCAGAATATTTTGAATATAACCTTATTTCCCAGCAGATGGATCCTAACGATCCTCAGAATGTCAATAAAGTCCAGGTGGAAGACAAACCATGGCAATGGATGCCTTCGGCCAACTTCACCTACAGCCCGACCGCAAAGATCAACGTAAGGCTAGCCTACAATAAGGCGGTGATTCGTCCCCAGTTTAATGAAAGAACCGGACTGCCGTTTTTTGATCCTATTGCCAACGGGTTGATTCATAATACAGCCATGGTCTCATCCGTGGTGAATAATTATGATTTTAAATTTGAATGGTTTCCGGGACTGGGAGAGATATTTTCAGCAGGACTCTACTATAAGAATATAGACCGGCCGATTGAAAGAGAAGGGTACATTTCGAATGAAGGAAACTTACACCTTTACAACGGGAATTCTAAAAATGCCAAGCTGAAAGGGGTTGAAGCCGAAGTGAGAAAAAACCTGGGTTTCATCTCAGATAATTCTTTTCTTGAAAAGCTCTTTATAAGCGGAAATTTCACGTATAACACGACAAAAGTGATCTCTTTTAAAGACCGGGAAAAAACGACAGATGAAGATGCGACTTATGAGGTGGAAAGACCTTTGTACGGGCAGACTCCTTATGCCTATAATGTCGGTATACTGTATGATGGGGAGCGTCTGGGACTCAGCTTTTTGTATAATGCCAAAGGAGATCAGTACATGACGGTAGGATATTCATATAATGCGGAAGAAATTCAAAGACCCTATGCCGTTGCAGATGCACAGATTTCCTACAGATTCCTTAAAGACAGAAATCTTGAAGTAAAATTAAATGCAAGAAACCTTTTTAACAGGGTAAGAGAATATTATAACAATAATAATTCCTATTCCGTATCGAAGAGCGGAACCTCCCAGACCGAAAGGGAAATGTGGGAACTTCTACCGGGCGCCAGTGATAAATATGATAAAAATATCGATAAAATCGTATTTCGGGCTTACAGCGGAAGAATATTCGGGCTGAGTGTGAACTATACTTTTTAA
- a CDS encoding T9SS type A sorting domain-containing protein has translation MKKIILLSVGLLAQAAWAQVPVWSNTFDSPASLQGWTFYDTNNNGNGWMQGQNIYHNGTALTYGTSGVLRHSINLVPTGNATGFATESDWIVSPMIDLSGAGGTITLAGYIGRQRSTHTLVSRDLYIFISTPEKEVPQLADFQQMATDAQNSGGAVYKFNATNANLPADLTQFAECLVNISAFAGKKIYIGLWSNRISSGAASNSQNINIDEMAIYASVLGTKDVKTGKALTQIEENPVTNSLQLKLNSAFRENNTTVTVYHMTGQQILKAKYSKNINVSELTAGTYIAVVSNGIITERLKFIKK, from the coding sequence ATGAAAAAAATAATTTTACTGTCTGTTGGCCTGTTGGCACAAGCTGCATGGGCACAGGTTCCTGTGTGGAGCAATACCTTTGATTCTCCGGCTTCTCTTCAGGGATGGACGTTCTATGATACAAATAATAATGGTAACGGATGGATGCAGGGGCAGAATATTTATCACAACGGAACTGCTTTAACGTACGGGACGTCAGGAGTTCTTCGCCACTCCATCAATCTCGTACCTACAGGGAATGCTACAGGTTTTGCCACTGAGAGCGACTGGATCGTTTCCCCGATGATTGATCTTTCAGGAGCGGGAGGAACCATTACCCTCGCAGGATATATCGGAAGACAGAGATCTACCCATACGCTGGTAAGCAGAGATCTTTACATTTTTATAAGCACTCCGGAAAAAGAAGTTCCGCAACTTGCAGATTTTCAGCAAATGGCCACAGATGCCCAAAATTCTGGTGGAGCAGTATACAAATTCAATGCGACCAATGCTAATTTGCCTGCTGATCTTACCCAGTTTGCAGAATGTCTGGTTAATATTTCGGCGTTTGCAGGAAAAAAAATCTACATCGGCCTGTGGTCAAACAGGATCTCATCAGGAGCAGCATCCAATTCTCAGAATATCAATATTGATGAAATGGCGATCTACGCATCTGTCTTAGGAACCAAAGATGTTAAGACCGGAAAAGCATTAACCCAAATAGAAGAAAATCCTGTAACCAATTCATTACAGCTGAAACTGAATTCTGCATTCAGGGAAAATAATACCACAGTAACGGTTTATCACATGACCGGTCAGCAAATCCTTAAGGCGAAATATTCTAAAAACATAAATGTATCAGAACTCACAGCAGGGACGTATATCGCTGTAGTTTCTAACGGAATCATCACTGAGAGATTGAAATTTATAAAAAAATAA
- a CDS encoding S41 family peptidase → MRKFLKIQGLVLLLLTAVMIACSRNDDDTPDFPDGSTESVNVWVQDSMRRYYYWADQMPSKPDYHLPVKDFYKSLLAPQDRFSFMVNTSDSSTYPRSVRNMYGFDYATLQLGSGEVVTVIKLVLKSSPALNAGLERGMIIRKINGQTVTASNAEQLTSSIPNQNILELTVGTWSNGSVINEKNITVYYGYSFEQPLMSRIFEQNGKKTGYLYIYDFPDGMTGALNQKFTEFKASGVQELVLDLRYNYGGSVSSAAALCSLIPAGISANSQFITYKGNKNGGEVKRTFSQQIAYDPNALDFNTLRANSLNLNKVYILTSGSTASASEIVINNLRPYLQVIQAGGITLGKDMAGFVIEDKRKPKKISWQMHPVIYKVFNANGEGGYSNGIVPQIPVNEYVSLPLRPLGDAEENMLSAVLSKIYSKSIQSPLQPDKIKVIVESDRPFTGFLKLNSK, encoded by the coding sequence ATGCGGAAATTTTTAAAAATTCAGGGGTTGGTTTTATTGCTGCTTACAGCAGTAATGATCGCATGCAGCCGTAACGATGATGATACGCCCGATTTTCCGGACGGAAGTACAGAATCCGTGAATGTCTGGGTACAGGACAGCATGAGAAGGTATTATTATTGGGCAGATCAGATGCCTTCAAAACCGGACTATCATCTCCCGGTGAAAGATTTCTACAAAAGTTTGCTGGCACCCCAGGATCGCTTTTCCTTTATGGTCAATACCTCTGATTCTTCTACTTATCCCCGTTCAGTCCGCAATATGTATGGTTTTGACTATGCTACGCTGCAATTGGGCAGCGGAGAAGTGGTAACCGTCATAAAATTGGTGCTGAAAAGTTCTCCCGCATTAAATGCCGGCCTGGAAAGAGGAATGATCATCAGGAAGATTAACGGACAGACCGTTACAGCCTCTAATGCAGAGCAGCTGACCTCATCCATTCCCAACCAGAATATTCTAGAGTTAACCGTCGGAACCTGGAGTAACGGATCCGTCATCAATGAAAAAAATATTACGGTATACTACGGTTACTCATTCGAACAGCCCTTAATGTCCAGGATCTTTGAACAGAACGGTAAAAAGACAGGCTATCTTTATATTTATGATTTTCCGGATGGGATGACAGGAGCACTTAACCAAAAATTTACAGAATTTAAAGCATCAGGCGTACAGGAACTTGTGCTTGATCTTCGTTATAATTACGGAGGTTCCGTATCCTCGGCAGCCGCTCTGTGTTCACTGATTCCGGCAGGAATTTCTGCAAATTCCCAGTTTATTACCTATAAAGGAAATAAGAACGGGGGTGAAGTGAAAAGAACGTTTTCCCAACAGATCGCCTACGATCCCAATGCTTTAGATTTTAATACCCTACGCGCCAATTCATTGAACTTAAACAAAGTGTATATCCTTACCTCCGGGAGTACCGCTTCCGCTTCGGAAATTGTCATTAATAATCTTAGACCGTATCTTCAGGTCATCCAGGCTGGTGGAATTACGCTGGGAAAAGATATGGCGGGATTCGTAATCGAAGACAAAAGAAAACCCAAAAAAATCAGCTGGCAGATGCATCCGGTTATTTATAAGGTATTCAATGCCAATGGAGAAGGAGGGTACAGTAATGGCATTGTACCGCAGATCCCGGTCAATGAATATGTAAGTTTACCGTTACGTCCGTTGGGGGATGCTGAAGAAAATATGCTTTCTGCAGTTTTAAGCAAAATCTATTCAAAATCAATCCAGAGCCCGTTACAACCCGATAAGATAAAAGTTATTGTGGAAAGTGACCGTCCCTTTACCGGATTTTTAAAATTAAATTCTAAATAA